A single window of Pirellulales bacterium DNA harbors:
- a CDS encoding serine hydrolase, translating to MNTLYRICFALFLLGANIIQGAETDYDDLVKAFLRNNFADQNFGMVIGIVDERGSKVFSAGKCDNESNQEINGDTIFEIGSITKTFTTLLLEEMVDRGDMKLDDPVAKYLPKSVKVPSHNGKEITLRDLATQSSGLPFNPTNLSSGANLFADYSAEKLYAFLSHFTLTRDPGTDFQYSNVGMGLLGHAITLKAGADFDSLIVNRIARPLQMDGTGASLTPEMKNRLAVGHNAAARPVPNWEFQSLAGCGALHSTANDLLKYVAANLGLVQSPLTPLMEKTHVFSHHDSHGFGNTPGFFGRTAMPWVDEGEGEQTGLDIRLHAGGTAGYSAFIGFEKSQRRGVVVLLNQQGELHSESIGKLLLERVALTPKIASTLTIGKEVVGIGAKLDFDSQNHLLQITKIIPNSPAEEMGLTAGLLVDEIDGISTTHKSVLECSALIRGDAGTSVRLEVFDPTKKESRTIELIRRKVNI from the coding sequence ATGAACACTTTGTACCGGATCTGTTTCGCACTTTTCCTGCTAGGCGCCAATATTATTCAGGGCGCGGAAACGGATTACGATGATTTGGTCAAAGCATTCTTGCGCAATAATTTCGCCGATCAGAACTTTGGCATGGTGATTGGAATCGTAGACGAACGTGGATCGAAGGTATTCAGTGCCGGTAAGTGCGACAACGAGTCCAATCAGGAGATCAATGGCGATACGATTTTTGAGATCGGCTCGATCACCAAAACATTCACGACATTGTTATTGGAAGAGATGGTCGATCGCGGCGACATGAAACTGGACGACCCGGTGGCTAAGTACCTACCGAAATCAGTGAAGGTACCAAGCCACAATGGTAAGGAAATCACACTCCGCGATCTTGCGACTCAATCTTCCGGCCTGCCGTTCAATCCGACTAACCTATCGAGCGGAGCGAATTTATTTGCGGATTATTCGGCGGAAAAGCTATATGCGTTTTTGTCGCATTTTACCTTGACTCGTGATCCAGGAACCGACTTTCAGTATTCCAATGTGGGCATGGGATTGTTGGGCCATGCCATCACGCTCAAAGCTGGTGCAGATTTTGATTCGTTAATAGTTAATCGCATTGCTCGTCCGCTGCAGATGGACGGCACGGGTGCTTCACTGACTCCGGAAATGAAAAACCGCCTGGCGGTTGGGCACAATGCGGCGGCGCGGCCTGTACCGAATTGGGAGTTCCAATCGTTGGCCGGTTGTGGTGCTTTACACTCGACCGCGAATGACCTGTTGAAATATGTCGCAGCAAATCTTGGTCTCGTGCAGTCACCCTTAACGCCGCTTATGGAAAAAACACACGTGTTCAGCCACCACGATTCACATGGATTCGGCAATACGCCCGGCTTCTTCGGGCGGACCGCGATGCCGTGGGTGGACGAAGGCGAAGGAGAGCAAACGGGTTTGGACATCCGGCTTCATGCTGGAGGAACAGCTGGTTATTCTGCATTCATCGGCTTCGAAAAAAGTCAGCGGCGGGGCGTCGTCGTGCTTCTAAATCAACAAGGAGAATTGCATTCCGAGTCAATTGGAAAGCTTCTGCTTGAGCGTGTGGCGTTGACTCCGAAAATTGCTAGCACGCTCACGATAGGAAAAGAAGTTGTTGGCATTGGAGCGAAACTCGATTTCGATTCGCAGAATCACCTTCTCCAAATTACAAAGATCATTCCGAATTCACCTGCGGAGGAAATGGGCCTGACAGCGGGTTTGCTCGTGGACGAAATCGACGGTATTTCAACCACTCACAAGAGCGTTTTGGAGTGTTCGGCTCTCATTCGCGGAGACGCCGGCACTAGCGTGCGGCTTGAAGTGTTCGATCCCACGAAAAAAGAGAGTCGGACGATTGAGTTAATCCGACGGAAAGTCAACATATGA
- a CDS encoding BlaI/MecI/CopY family transcriptional regulator, whose protein sequence is MVRPRARELTDRELEVMQVFWKHGEMTVVEVRRLLADARVDRAYTTIATLVRILESKGFLEKLPGKVRPFQFRPIRNQEEVVARMLADVVTRVFQGSREQLLLQLPKQKKLTTKERAVMVAILKEDSS, encoded by the coding sequence ATGGTCAGGCCTCGTGCCAGAGAATTGACTGACCGCGAATTGGAAGTCATGCAGGTATTTTGGAAGCACGGTGAAATGACCGTCGTCGAGGTCCGGCGGTTGTTGGCCGACGCCAGAGTAGATCGCGCCTATACCACGATTGCGACTTTAGTTCGGATTCTAGAGAGCAAAGGCTTTCTTGAAAAATTACCCGGCAAGGTCAGACCGTTCCAATTCCGTCCCATTCGGAATCAGGAAGAAGTGGTTGCACGAATGCTGGCTGATGTCGTGACTCGCGTGTTTCAAGGTTCTCGCGAGCAGTTGCTCTTGCAACTGCCCAAACAAAAGAAACTGACAACCAAAGAGCGTGCGGTCATGGTTGCAATCCTCAAGGAAGATAGCTCGTGA